The following proteins come from a genomic window of Candidatus Izemoplasmatales bacterium:
- a CDS encoding BlaI/MecI/CopY family transcriptional regulator has translation MIKLTDAEWQVMRIVWERQPVTANEATQDLYESQAWTISTVKTLLSRLVDKGLIQAEPQGKKYLYQAIWTERECVISEMKQALHRIYGGHLRYQSNRFAFFGAQLNTDLKDFASFLEDRTDRIENRYAFKMDERQEIIMYRTKARMHSALGLADAPEWLRAAWVWDIIHLAPEDSFDDIQFKAAALFVWMQRVIFSVNSSAPYWLSQGIAAFESDLINPSRLAKTMESLLPTLRQDAVLNLGNHYELFRLQGGYELTTTAVQFIVRTFGWDRLVEFVKHPDAYEELFHLSQDDFWHEWFKQVDTEYSGKES, from the coding sequence ATGATCAAGCTTACCGACGCCGAATGGCAGGTCATGCGTATTGTTTGGGAAAGACAACCGGTAACGGCAAATGAAGCGACCCAGGATTTGTATGAATCCCAGGCCTGGACCATCAGCACCGTCAAGACGCTGTTGTCAAGACTCGTGGATAAAGGATTGATCCAGGCTGAACCTCAAGGAAAGAAGTACCTCTACCAAGCGATTTGGACCGAACGCGAATGCGTCATATCGGAAATGAAACAGGCGTTGCATCGAATCTATGGCGGACATCTGCGATATCAATCCAACCGATTTGCTTTCTTTGGTGCGCAATTGAACACGGATTTGAAGGATTTCGCTTCGTTTCTGGAAGACAGGACGGATCGAATCGAAAATCGATACGCGTTCAAGATGGATGAGAGACAAGAAATCATCATGTATCGGACGAAAGCACGAATGCATTCGGCATTGGGTCTGGCAGACGCACCGGAATGGCTCCGTGCCGCCTGGGTATGGGACATCATCCATTTGGCTCCCGAAGACAGCTTTGACGACATCCAATTCAAGGCCGCCGCATTGTTCGTGTGGATGCAAAGAGTCATTTTCAGTGTGAACTCATCCGCACCCTACTGGTTATCTCAAGGAATTGCGGCATTTGAGAGCGACCTTATCAATCCTTCTCGCCTTGCGAAGACGATGGAATCGCTGCTGCCAACTCTCCGTCAAGATGCCGTGCTGAATCTTGGCAATCATTATGAACTGTTCCGTCTTCAGGGGGGTTATGAGTTGACGACGACGGCTGTTCAATTCATCGTCAGGACATTTGGATGGGACAGACTCGTAGAATTCGTGAAACATCCGGATGCATATGAGGAATTGTTCCATCTTTCTCAGGACGATTTCTGGCATGAATGGTTCAAGCAAGTCGACACAGAGTATTCAGGGAAGGAATCCTAA
- a CDS encoding S41 family peptidase — MTSLEFFRVITVVMSAIRCGHSFVIIPSAIIGEVFDAESAYPIDVRLIEGKLYVVGIDGDTQLEFGDEIVSIDGISTQDVTADMMRYLSADGEGTAYKTIVFSQYYLYYYQLYLATEEAIDVEYIDDSTGASQSETLTRNCPNVHGWVQEEPFEATYEDDVAIMTLRTFYPEYPYTLTDFYLFFEEFFQTVASQGIHKMILDIRGNGGGDPRVASRLLSYLLPEPAPYFAPESPNYYTGLKDRVPLSEPHYDGRLATLADAFCFSTCGHFASLLQFHQVGVIIGEETGGGYTCSDTSRNFTLSNTMMQIRTSTTQWTVAVEDMTKGRGALPSIHAYMSLEDYRDEVDRVYLTGIEWLNEQE; from the coding sequence ATGACCAGCCTGGAATTCTTCCGAGTGATTACCGTGGTGATGTCAGCGATTCGGTGCGGTCATTCTTTCGTCATCATCCCGTCTGCCATTATCGGAGAAGTGTTTGACGCCGAGTCGGCGTATCCGATTGATGTACGCCTGATCGAAGGGAAACTATATGTTGTCGGGATTGATGGAGATACTCAATTGGAATTCGGGGATGAAATTGTGTCCATTGACGGTATCAGCACACAAGATGTTACGGCGGACATGATGCGATATTTGAGTGCTGACGGCGAAGGAACTGCGTACAAGACGATTGTTTTTAGCCAATACTACCTCTATTATTATCAGCTTTATCTCGCAACCGAAGAAGCTATCGATGTGGAATACATCGATGACAGTACAGGTGCCAGCCAATCGGAGACACTCACGAGAAATTGTCCGAACGTGCACGGTTGGGTTCAAGAGGAACCGTTTGAAGCAACGTACGAAGATGATGTCGCGATCATGACCTTACGGACCTTTTATCCAGAATATCCGTACACCTTGACGGATTTCTACCTGTTCTTTGAGGAATTCTTTCAAACGGTTGCGTCTCAGGGCATTCATAAAATGATTCTGGACATCCGTGGAAACGGAGGCGGAGATCCGCGAGTTGCCAGTCGGCTGCTTTCGTATCTGCTGCCTGAACCGGCACCCTACTTCGCACCGGAAAGCCCGAATTACTATACTGGGCTCAAAGACCGCGTTCCCCTTTCTGAACCACATTATGATGGAAGACTCGCCACGCTTGCAGACGCGTTTTGTTTTTCTACCTGTGGACATTTCGCCTCGTTATTACAATTTCACCAGGTGGGAGTCATCATCGGCGAGGAAACCGGCGGTGGATACACCTGTTCCGATACCTCAAGGAATTTTACCCTGTCGAACACGATGATGCAAATACGAACGTCGACAACTCAATGGACCGTCGCCGTGGAAGACATGACGAAGGGAAGGGGAGCCCTTCCAAGCATCCATGCCTATATGAGCCTTGAAGATTACCGAGATGAAGTCGATCGTGTTTACCTTACGGGAATCGAGTGGCTGAACGAGCAGGAATGA
- a CDS encoding GtrA family protein: MKELWGLLIRFRLRELFLAPTRNEWVRMFRYLFVGGVAFLFDYGTFVLTGLWLGDGSWAIALETAAGFMVGLSVNFLLSKRFVFVEKPKGVGAGGEFLVYGAIGAVGLALSTGLTVLGALVMVKYLARAIVAVLVLFYNYFARKFLLYRTKEKHA, encoded by the coding sequence ATGAAGGAACTTTGGGGTTTGCTGATCCGCTTCAGACTCAGGGAACTGTTCCTCGCACCGACCCGAAACGAGTGGGTCCGGATGTTCCGCTACCTCTTCGTGGGCGGCGTCGCCTTCCTCTTCGACTATGGAACGTTCGTCCTGACGGGACTCTGGCTCGGGGACGGATCGTGGGCGATCGCGCTCGAGACGGCGGCCGGGTTCATGGTCGGGCTTTCCGTCAACTTCCTGCTTTCGAAGCGCTTCGTCTTCGTCGAGAAGCCGAAGGGCGTCGGCGCCGGCGGCGAATTCCTCGTCTACGGCGCGATCGGCGCCGTCGGACTCGCCTTGTCGACGGGACTGACCGTCCTCGGGGCGCTGGTGATGGTCAAATACCTCGCCCGGGCGATCGTCGCCGTCCTCGTCCTCTTCTACAACTATTTCGCGCGGAAGTTCCTGCTCTACCGCACAAAGGAGAAGCACGCATGA
- a CDS encoding sensor domain-containing diguanylate cyclase, whose product MLKKEEYRLIVESSPNMIWRSNLSTECDYFNRTWLAFTGRSAEEERGFGWASGVHPDDFDRCVKIYLDHFHAHQPFEMDYRLRRHDGEYRWINDRGVPVFDRKGAFVGFIGSCMDVSEKVEGRLLMNMAQNDFLCNTYNRQYAFQLLDELLRQANEHGDALSILMIDVDDFKAINDRFGHAAGDAVLKSVAGTIRDQLGARDVIGRYGGDEFVIGLVGSGFEAAAFVARRIQAAVAGKSLPLSDEGPLHLTVSVGIRTRAEETSLEELVCTADNNLYLAKKEGKNLVRGS is encoded by the coding sequence ATGCTGAAGAAAGAGGAATACCGGCTGATCGTCGAATCGTCGCCGAACATGATCTGGCGTTCGAACCTGTCGACCGAGTGCGATTACTTCAACCGCACCTGGCTCGCCTTCACGGGAAGGAGCGCCGAAGAGGAGCGCGGCTTCGGCTGGGCATCCGGCGTCCATCCCGACGACTTCGACCGCTGCGTCAAGATCTACCTCGACCATTTCCACGCGCACCAGCCGTTCGAGATGGACTACCGGCTCCGCCGTCATGACGGCGAATACCGCTGGATCAACGACCGCGGCGTTCCTGTCTTCGACCGCAAGGGGGCCTTCGTCGGTTTCATCGGCAGCTGCATGGATGTATCCGAGAAGGTCGAAGGCAGGCTGCTCATGAACATGGCGCAGAACGACTTCCTCTGCAACACCTACAACCGCCAGTACGCCTTCCAGCTGCTCGACGAGCTGCTTCGCCAGGCGAACGAGCACGGCGACGCGCTCTCGATCCTGATGATCGACGTTGACGACTTCAAGGCGATCAACGACCGCTTCGGCCACGCCGCGGGCGACGCCGTCCTGAAGAGTGTCGCCGGGACGATCCGCGACCAGCTCGGCGCGCGCGACGTGATCGGCCGCTACGGCGGCGACGAATTCGTCATCGGTCTCGTCGGTTCCGGCTTCGAGGCCGCCGCCTTCGTCGCGCGACGGATCCAAGCCGCCGTCGCCGGAAAGTCGCTCCCGCTTTCCGACGAGGGGCCGCTCCATCTCACGGTGAGCGTCGGAATCCGGACGCGCGCCGAGGAAACCTCGCTCGAAGAACTCGTCTGCACCGCCGATAACAACCTCTATCTCGCCAAGAAGGAAGGCAAGAACCTCGTCCGGGGTTCCTGA
- a CDS encoding NADH-dependent [FeFe] hydrogenase, group A6 — translation MISFKINDVSVQCEPNTTILAAAKAYHVDIPTLCYYPDLDIKSDCRVCSVEIVGQKGLSTACSTIARQDMHVLTNSPRVLNARRTIVELILADHDANCTACAKNLKCELQDLARKLGIDSNRFPPILRHRPVDDRNPALLRIPDRCIKCGRCVDVCKNVQGIGVLEGMGRGRDVVIGPAFGRPLGDAFCTYCGQCSSVCPVGAILEHDDTELVWRALHDPRKHVVVQTAPAVRVTLGEESGDKPGGIVTGKLVAALRLLGFEKVFDTDFTADLTIIEEGNELLERISKKGVLPMMTSCCPGWVNFAEQQYPEILPHVSTCKSPQQMFGALVKTYYAEREHLNPEDIFVVSVMPCTAKKYEAKRPEMSADGIHPDVDVVLTTRELGKMMKQMGIDFDELSDSDYDKPFGETTGAAVIFGATGGVMEAALRTVSVLRGEDKDIDVDFDAVRGLSGIKEAVVELGGIPVRVAVAHSLKNARILAEQVKDGTSPYDFIEVMCCPGGCIGGGGQPYGTIAKTRADRLDAAYRVDRSMAVRKSHENPAITAIYGEYLVNPLGERAHRLLHTHYHKRSETGVRP, via the coding sequence ATGATATCCTTCAAGATCAACGACGTTTCCGTCCAGTGCGAACCGAACACCACGATCCTCGCCGCCGCCAAGGCGTACCACGTCGACATCCCGACGCTCTGCTACTACCCCGACCTCGACATCAAGTCCGACTGCCGCGTCTGCTCGGTCGAGATCGTCGGTCAGAAGGGGCTCTCGACCGCCTGCTCGACGATCGCGCGGCAGGACATGCACGTGCTTACCAATTCGCCGCGCGTCCTGAACGCCCGGCGGACGATCGTCGAGCTCATCCTCGCCGACCACGACGCCAACTGCACCGCCTGCGCGAAGAACCTGAAGTGCGAACTGCAGGACCTCGCGCGCAAGCTCGGCATCGACTCCAACCGCTTCCCGCCGATCCTCCGCCACCGTCCCGTGGACGACCGGAACCCGGCGCTCCTGCGCATCCCCGACCGCTGCATCAAGTGCGGCCGCTGCGTCGACGTCTGCAAGAACGTCCAGGGCATCGGCGTCCTCGAGGGGATGGGCCGCGGCCGCGACGTCGTCATCGGTCCCGCCTTCGGCCGGCCGCTCGGCGACGCCTTCTGCACCTACTGCGGCCAGTGTTCGAGCGTCTGCCCCGTCGGCGCGATCCTCGAACACGACGACACCGAACTCGTCTGGCGGGCGCTCCACGACCCGCGCAAGCACGTCGTCGTCCAGACCGCCCCGGCGGTCCGCGTCACCCTCGGCGAGGAGTCGGGCGACAAGCCCGGCGGGATCGTCACCGGCAAGCTCGTCGCCGCCCTCCGCCTGCTCGGCTTCGAAAAGGTCTTCGACACCGACTTCACCGCCGACCTGACGATCATCGAGGAGGGCAACGAACTGCTCGAGCGCATCTCGAAGAAGGGCGTGCTCCCGATGATGACGTCCTGCTGCCCCGGATGGGTCAACTTCGCCGAGCAGCAGTACCCCGAGATCCTGCCCCACGTCTCGACCTGCAAGTCGCCCCAGCAGATGTTCGGCGCGCTCGTGAAGACCTACTACGCCGAACGCGAGCATCTGAATCCCGAGGACATCTTCGTCGTCTCGGTGATGCCGTGCACGGCGAAGAAGTACGAGGCCAAGCGTCCCGAGATGTCCGCCGACGGGATCCATCCCGACGTCGACGTCGTGCTCACGACGCGCGAACTCGGGAAGATGATGAAGCAGATGGGGATCGATTTCGACGAACTGTCCGATTCCGACTACGACAAGCCGTTCGGCGAGACCACCGGCGCGGCCGTCATCTTCGGCGCCACCGGCGGCGTGATGGAGGCGGCGCTCCGCACCGTCTCGGTCCTGCGCGGCGAGGACAAGGACATCGACGTCGACTTCGATGCCGTCCGCGGCCTCTCCGGCATCAAGGAAGCCGTCGTCGAACTCGGCGGGATCCCCGTCCGGGTCGCCGTCGCGCACTCGCTCAAGAACGCCCGCATCCTCGCCGAGCAGGTGAAGGACGGGACCTCCCCCTACGACTTCATCGAGGTCATGTGCTGTCCCGGCGGCTGCATCGGCGGCGGCGGCCAGCCGTACGGCACGATCGCCAAGACGCGCGCCGACCGGCTCGACGCGGCCTATCGCGTCGACCGCTCGATGGCCGTCCGCAAGTCGCACGAGAACCCGGCGATCACCGCGATCTACGGCGAGTACCTCGTCAACCCGCTCGGTGAACGCGCCCACAGGCTCCTGCATACCCATTACCACAAGCGCTCGGAGACGGGCGTCCGGCCCTGA
- a CDS encoding AraC family transcriptional regulator, giving the protein MSEMIQRIIEYVEDRLSSNLDFDELYRDIGYSKFHLSRAFKTKTGFTISEYYLKRRLSEAALEILNSKNRIMDISYKYGFNSDSYFCRKFKHEFDTNPYKYRKRSRYIVLTNKIVIKEGETMRYTHEEDLIHDLLLCSSSEELKGFFAKTENCVLTKQNNSQLEIVYVQYSETGLGKQLLTVHLNMITGHVSVVPIYKITDQDGPLVEMQDLSFENDTLYVSFIDHESNKTSRARLERIPEKRIYCSYSWRSR; this is encoded by the coding sequence ATGTCTGAGATGATTCAACGAATAATCGAATACGTTGAAGACAGACTGTCAAGCAACTTGGACTTTGACGAATTGTACAGAGACATCGGATATTCAAAGTTCCATCTATCAAGAGCATTTAAAACGAAAACCGGTTTTACCATCAGCGAGTATTATTTGAAAAGAAGATTATCGGAAGCGGCCTTGGAAATATTGAATTCAAAGAATCGAATCATGGATATTTCATATAAATATGGCTTTAATTCGGATTCGTATTTTTGTAGGAAGTTCAAACACGAATTTGACACAAATCCCTATAAGTATCGAAAAAGAAGTAGATATATTGTACTTACGAACAAAATAGTCATTAAGGAAGGGGAAACGATGAGATACACCCATGAAGAAGATCTGATTCATGATCTGCTTTTGTGTTCCTCTTCTGAGGAACTGAAAGGTTTCTTTGCAAAAACCGAAAACTGCGTCTTGACGAAACAAAACAATAGCCAGCTCGAAATCGTGTACGTCCAGTACTCCGAAACTGGTTTAGGGAAGCAACTGTTGACCGTACACCTCAACATGATTACGGGACATGTAAGTGTCGTCCCCATCTACAAAATCACGGATCAAGATGGGCCTTTGGTTGAGATGCAGGATCTATCTTTTGAAAATGATACTTTGTATGTTTCCTTTATCGATCACGAGTCAAACAAAACATCTCGGGCAAGACTAGAAAGGATTCCCGAGAAAAGAATTTATTGTAGCTATTCATGGAGGAGCAGATGA
- a CDS encoding GNAT family N-acetyltransferase — protein sequence MNEVTNNIEKYYHIFNTFEPFNNFVKYAIRDHRPQIFVDDEEHCKCAILYLKPAYFIIGEPRVEYAEGVFNLFHKDSWIIAQSELWKQAIEAYFKDHVATHPRVLFNSSSLNVDHIIKQRKEMPSGLSIVPIEKKHIESGMINHDVIQRFFTKSDFLENGFGFALVGEDGKCEGFSLTNYPVIGKDIELYFRVGYDTYPDYRSKGMGTNLCTYFIEEAFRRGYNPVWDSANDISSHIAKKLGYIAEKEWYMYHIL from the coding sequence ATGAATGAAGTAACGAATAACATTGAAAAGTACTACCACATTTTCAATACATTTGAACCGTTCAACAATTTCGTCAAGTATGCGATTAGGGATCATCGACCACAAATATTCGTTGACGATGAAGAACATTGCAAATGCGCAATCCTATATTTGAAGCCCGCCTATTTCATAATTGGAGAGCCGCGCGTTGAATATGCTGAAGGTGTCTTCAACCTGTTTCATAAAGACTCGTGGATCATTGCACAGTCGGAGCTTTGGAAGCAGGCCATAGAAGCATATTTCAAAGATCATGTCGCGACACACCCTAGAGTGCTTTTCAACTCCAGTTCACTGAACGTGGACCATATCATCAAGCAAAGAAAAGAAATGCCATCGGGGCTTTCGATCGTTCCGATTGAAAAGAAACACATCGAATCAGGCATGATTAATCATGATGTAATTCAAAGATTCTTTACAAAGAGCGATTTTTTGGAAAACGGTTTTGGCTTTGCCCTCGTGGGTGAAGATGGGAAATGTGAAGGATTCTCTTTGACGAATTATCCGGTGATTGGAAAGGATATCGAACTGTATTTCAGAGTCGGGTATGATACATATCCCGACTATCGCTCGAAAGGGATGGGAACCAACCTGTGTACCTATTTCATCGAAGAAGCATTCAGGCGTGGGTATAATCCGGTCTGGGATTCCGCAAACGATATATCATCCCACATCGCCAAAAAACTCGGGTACATCGCGGAAAAGGAATGGTATATGTATCATATTCTATAA
- a CDS encoding AraC family transcriptional regulator, translating into MLEVVNAILDYIENHLFEEITLEDLSAYSHYSKFHLSREFNKMVGTSIPEYITRRRLSNAAIMIFETDKTISYIANTHGYNSDKYFSTVFKKNFGVSPSAYRNNPGMIYLYPKRMMKGGEQKTMRRLDDIVCEVNVSSKDDNEVRVTLSNIEVNGKDVTSSIELQDNGNVKVTFLE; encoded by the coding sequence ATGCTGGAAGTCGTGAATGCAATTCTTGATTATATTGAAAATCACCTATTTGAGGAAATCACGCTTGAAGACCTGTCGGCATATTCCCATTACTCAAAGTTTCATCTGAGTCGGGAGTTCAATAAAATGGTCGGGACCTCCATACCGGAATACATCACAAGGCGACGACTTTCGAATGCCGCCATCATGATTTTTGAAACGGACAAAACCATAAGCTATATTGCAAATACTCATGGCTATAACTCGGACAAGTATTTTAGCACCGTATTCAAGAAGAATTTCGGAGTATCTCCAAGTGCCTATCGAAACAACCCGGGAATGATCTATCTGTACCCAAAAAGAATGATGAAAGGAGGAGAACAAAAAACCATGAGGAGACTGGATGATATCGTTTGTGAAGTCAATGTTTCGTCCAAAGACGACAATGAAGTTCGAGTGACCCTAAGCAACATTGAAGTCAATGGAAAAGACGTTACTTCATCCATCGAACTTCAAGATAACGGGAACGTGAAAGTCACTTTCTTGGAATGA
- a CDS encoding helix-turn-helix transcriptional regulator → MEIGLMISKRRKELGMTQQQLSDRLYVTVQAVSKWETGAGNPDIHMIPQIASVLNLEIARLFENGDGKADRDQADIVEKDPIAERYVAYRKYIILSGLFLMIAFLFFGLLYADKLDHHAYLYDWVIYGGFIVCGIVCFGLFFLLTAPSPRTDREDDPKRIQERRNTRILATFPIVLVLGEYLFFLIMNDDFYSPVIATDFFSFFVFTCALVYYLLPAAIPIFLVYRHPANRQLLVPFSVVALFILCQLVDLKVFQNVAVVSGTILTFVWGLQLVSRMIFQSMKHAERRRIRRLPFDLFLTVVAFLLVVLLFAGMFMNLSARTDTMLDEVLSAYTLFSVFYVALYVVTLLFHSSDSLFGRLFKKSLPASLPEGKAVEWFSRHRSILGFAFLTLVVVVYVILRMQIDLTRADGIIWIGIASLMATILIDARLGPTR, encoded by the coding sequence ATGGAAATCGGACTGATGATCTCGAAACGAAGAAAAGAACTCGGCATGACCCAGCAGCAGCTTTCGGACCGACTCTACGTGACGGTCCAGGCGGTCAGCAAGTGGGAGACGGGAGCGGGGAATCCGGACATCCACATGATTCCGCAGATCGCGAGCGTCCTGAATCTCGAGATCGCCCGCCTGTTCGAGAACGGTGATGGAAAGGCGGATCGCGATCAAGCCGATATCGTCGAGAAGGATCCGATCGCGGAGAGGTATGTCGCATATCGGAAATACATCATCCTGTCCGGATTGTTCCTCATGATCGCGTTTCTGTTCTTCGGACTGTTGTATGCGGACAAACTGGACCATCACGCCTACTTGTACGATTGGGTGATCTACGGCGGCTTCATCGTCTGCGGAATCGTCTGCTTCGGGCTGTTCTTCCTTCTGACGGCGCCCTCTCCCAGGACCGACCGGGAAGACGATCCGAAAAGGATTCAGGAAAGGCGGAACACCAGAATCCTGGCGACCTTTCCCATCGTTCTCGTCCTCGGGGAGTACTTGTTCTTCCTGATCATGAACGACGATTTCTATTCCCCCGTGATCGCGACGGACTTCTTCAGCTTCTTCGTGTTCACATGCGCCCTGGTTTATTATCTTCTGCCGGCGGCGATCCCGATCTTCCTCGTGTATCGCCATCCCGCGAATCGGCAGCTGCTCGTGCCGTTCTCGGTCGTCGCGCTGTTCATCCTGTGCCAGTTGGTCGACCTGAAGGTCTTCCAGAATGTCGCCGTCGTCTCCGGCACCATCCTCACGTTCGTCTGGGGCCTCCAGCTGGTGTCGCGAATGATCTTCCAGTCGATGAAGCATGCGGAACGGCGACGGATCCGGCGGCTCCCGTTCGACCTTTTCCTGACGGTCGTCGCATTTCTTCTGGTCGTCCTGCTGTTTGCCGGAATGTTCATGAACCTTTCCGCGAGGACCGACACGATGCTGGACGAAGTGTTGTCCGCATACACCCTGTTCAGCGTCTTCTATGTCGCCCTGTACGTCGTCACGCTTCTGTTCCATTCTTCCGATTCGCTGTTCGGACGGCTTTTCAAGAAGTCGCTCCCCGCTTCACTCCCAGAAGGAAAGGCCGTGGAATGGTTTTCGCGCCATCGAAGCATCCTGGGCTTCGCCTTCCTGACCCTCGTCGTCGTCGTCTACGTCATCCTGAGGATGCAGATCGACTTGACGAGAGCCGACGGCATCATCTGGATCGGGATCGCCTCGCTGATGGCGACGATCCTGATCGACGCCCGGCTCGGTCCGACACGGTGA
- a CDS encoding NAD(P)/FAD-dependent oxidoreductase: MNKKIVVIGAGPAGLTAAYELLKLGHGYEVVVLEATGRIGGIAQTIEHHGNRIDIGGHRFFSKDPAVNAWWEAAMPRQGAPALDDRILGRQVETVAGGPDPEKEDRVMLKRRRVSRIYYLKKFFDYPVTMSGKTIRNLGLFRTFRAGMSYLWASVFKKKEDSLENFYVNRFGRVLYGMFFEDYTTKVWGRAPKDISADWGAQRVKGLSILALLRNIFGKKKGKVETSLITEFLYPKLGPGQLWECVAADVAAMGGTIVMDARVEKIEVKDGRIASVTYAKDGAEIVVEADEFISSMPLKDLVAAIGEAAPAAVREIAGGLPYRDFVTVGLLLPKLNLKNETDLATLGDIVPDCWIYVQETEVRLGRIQVFNNWSPYMVKDPLHTVWVGLEYFCQEGDDFWNLSEAETIELARKELAKMGVIDETAPVLDAVRARIPKAYPAYFDSYARIGEIVPFLDSFDNLWCVGRNGQHRYNNMDHSMVTAFRAVEAIDCGSTDKRPVWEVNTEVEYHEEKQNDGR, encoded by the coding sequence ATGAACAAGAAGATCGTCGTCATCGGCGCCGGCCCAGCGGGCCTGACCGCCGCCTACGAACTGCTCAAGCTCGGACACGGCTACGAGGTCGTCGTCCTCGAGGCGACCGGCCGCATCGGCGGGATCGCCCAGACGATCGAACATCACGGCAACCGCATCGACATCGGCGGCCATCGCTTCTTCTCTAAGGATCCCGCGGTGAACGCCTGGTGGGAGGCGGCGATGCCCAGACAGGGCGCGCCCGCACTCGACGACCGGATCCTCGGCCGTCAGGTCGAGACCGTCGCCGGCGGTCCCGACCCGGAGAAGGAAGATCGGGTCATGCTCAAGCGGCGGCGCGTGTCGCGCATCTACTACCTGAAGAAGTTCTTCGACTATCCGGTGACGATGTCGGGGAAGACGATCAGAAACCTCGGACTGTTCCGCACCTTCCGGGCCGGCATGAGCTATCTGTGGGCGAGCGTCTTCAAGAAGAAGGAGGACTCGCTTGAGAACTTCTACGTCAACCGCTTCGGCCGCGTCCTCTACGGGATGTTCTTCGAGGACTACACGACCAAGGTCTGGGGACGCGCGCCGAAGGACATCTCCGCCGACTGGGGCGCCCAGCGGGTCAAGGGGCTCTCGATCCTCGCGCTCCTCAGAAACATCTTCGGGAAGAAGAAGGGCAAGGTCGAGACCTCGCTCATCACCGAGTTCCTCTATCCGAAGCTCGGTCCCGGCCAGCTCTGGGAATGCGTCGCCGCCGACGTCGCGGCGATGGGCGGGACGATCGTGATGGACGCCCGCGTCGAGAAGATCGAAGTGAAGGACGGCCGGATCGCGTCCGTGACCTATGCGAAGGACGGGGCGGAGATCGTCGTCGAAGCCGACGAGTTCATCTCCTCGATGCCCCTCAAGGACCTCGTCGCCGCGATCGGGGAGGCCGCTCCCGCGGCCGTCCGCGAGATCGCGGGCGGACTGCCGTACCGCGACTTCGTCACCGTCGGCCTCCTGCTTCCGAAACTCAACCTGAAGAACGAGACCGACCTCGCCACCCTCGGCGACATCGTCCCCGACTGCTGGATCTACGTCCAGGAGACCGAGGTCCGGCTCGGACGCATCCAGGTCTTCAACAACTGGTCTCCCTACATGGTGAAGGATCCGCTCCATACCGTCTGGGTCGGCCTCGAGTACTTCTGCCAGGAAGGCGACGACTTCTGGAACCTTTCCGAGGCCGAGACGATCGAACTCGCGCGGAAGGAACTCGCGAAGATGGGCGTGATCGACGAGACCGCGCCAGTCCTCGACGCCGTCCGCGCCCGCATCCCGAAGGCCTATCCCGCCTATTTCGATTCCTACGCGCGGATCGGCGAGATCGTCCCCTTCCTCGATTCCTTCGACAACCTCTGGTGCGTCGGCCGCAACGGCCAGCACCGCTACAACAACATGGACCACTCGATGGTGACGGCGTTCCGCGCCGTCGAGGCGATCGACTGCGGCTCGACCGACAAGCGTCCCGTCTGGGAAGTCAACACCGAGGTCGAATACCACGAGGAGAAGCAGAACGATGGCAGATAG